TACATTGTACACGAGCTCTGAGTAAGTTATCATCTTTTTAGCATCTGATCGACTTTGATATTTTGGAAAAAATACATTACAGTACATAACTTTATAGCTGGTGGCTGGAACATTGTACAATCATGCGTAACTTATGTTTTGTATAAGTTACGTTCTGCACAACCGAAGTCCTGCACAACTTAAACCTTGCATGTATTAAGTTTTGTGTAATCTAAATCCTGCATACTACAGCAATTTAAAGTACATGATGATAAGCttaaccacttgggatggacggtagagcgacggtctcgcttcatgtagatcagcgttcaatccccgattgtcCAAGTTGTTGGGTACAATTCCTTCCCcccatcctatcccaaatccttatcctgattccttccaagtgttatatagtcgtaatggcttggcgctttcctctgatagttcccttgcCTTCAACACATTAAGGACTAAACGCTAATGTTATCTCCATCAAAGTGTAAGCATAGAATGTGCTATCATATTAAGATGGTGATAACATGAATCACAAAACCAGGAGATGTTATACGAAGGCAAAACTAGGAGATGTTATACTGCCAGATCTATGATGTTCAAAGACATCACCTCGCATATATAAACAGGTCTGTAATTCCTCGAGAAGCAAATGAGGTTGCAGCGCCAACGATCTGGCGATTCCGATGCTAAATTTTCATTATCCAGATGGCTAAAGCGAGCTACTCCATACCTACAGGCAAGGAGAAGGAGTGGTTGGTCAGCATGCACCAGGAGCTGGGCTCGGAGAACGGCCTGACATGCCTACGTGTCAACCACTATCCCGCTGTACCAGCCACCGTCGCCGATGGAGCTGTACGTTTCGCCGCCCACTCTGACTTCGGCACCCTCACTTTCCTTTTCCAGGACGACGCTGGCGGCCTCCAGGTCAGTGGTAGCATCCCGGCGTCTCTAAGCTTGCATACCAATTGATGCGCTAAGTCAGTTTGCCTTGCTGCAGAACTGCACTTGATATATTCATTCAGGgtcggagagtgagagagacgaaGAGGTAAAGGGAGATCATCCCTTTGGGGTAACTGTCCTGTATATATATGACTTTCGGGTGTGAATAAACGGCTGACATCTTCTTCAACAGGTGCAGGACCGCGAGGGGGTGTGGCAAGACGCTGTCCCTGTGCCAGGCGCCGtcttggtcatggtgggagacttcCTCAAGTTCAACTCTGACGACAAGTTCATCGCCGCGGTAACTAAACTGAGGTTCCTCTATTCTTGCAATTGTTGGATTTAACAGTTGTATTTTATTCCACTTGCCACATATATCCTATCCCCTTTGTCGCCTGTTATATATCCGCCTCTATATCTGTCAAATCCTTGACAGTCCACTCAAGTCCTATTCACATATACTGGTCACCAGTTCAACGATAAAGTCCAACGATCCTCTTTCAGGTGCATCGAGTGGTGGTTCCTAAAAGCGACGAGCAGCGAACACCCGCTCGAAATGCCATCATATACTTCGTTATCCCTGACGGCGACCTTCCCATGGCGCCTGAGGGCTCCTCCTCCACCGTCAACCGCCTCGAAGTTCGTCAGTATCTGTACCAGCAGCTGAACAACATCTACATCAAGAGAGAATAGCAATGATATCCACTACCCAGAAATAATAACACTGACTTTCACACCCGGATATAGCTGTGCTAACTTCTACACTCAGACCATTGACTTCTACACTCAAGAGATAGAACCACTGACTTCTACACTCAAGAGATAATGGAACTGATAGTAGCCGTCGCTCTAGGTAAATCGGCTGAGGTCCACTTGAGAGGAGTATAATATAATTGGGAAGCGCTCAATCGTTTCGTTCCCGATGTAGAGAGTACATTTATCTAAGTTGCTGAGAATGTGATTTGAAATGTATTGTAATATAATAATTCTGAATTGTATTATTTGAAGTTTGTTTAATCTTTCCTTGCATGAAATTTATGCTGTTTTTAACGACTTTTAAGCAAAGATTTTTTTAAGAATTCCTAAATGGTCATATTTAGTCTTCAATCCTCTCTCAAACAGTGTTATTTATCAGTCATAAACCTGCCCTCAAGGAGTCATACATTAATCATCACGCTATCTTAAATATTTTGTGTGGTGTTATCGGAGGTCAGTGCTCATCTGTACGTTTTCTGACCTGCCTTCTGGGGGTGGTATAGTTAACCCGAATGTTGGTGGCTGTAGCCTGCAGTCAGGCATAGGcaacacagcctggttaatcaaatAATCATTGGAGGCATTTTTCAAGTTTCATCTGCACAGTCATTTCACTCCTAATTGTAAATTTTGTGCAATGTTGCATATCCTTCCATCTAATATTTTAGGGCAAATTTATCACaaacttttttttaaattttagttgTCATTAGATGAAATCACAGTTGGATTTGTAAGTTTTCCAATCAGTGTTCTAGTTTCATTAGGCGACCTTTAAAATCACTGGGATTTGCATCTATTGATTGTTATACTAGAAAAATAACTAGAATGTGGATTTCAATATTTGACTTAGCACTTagcactctcactctccctcaccccacccccctttctctctctctgtgagatAATTTATTATTATGGACTGCTGAAAAACGGATACAAAttatgcaaaaaaactaatccccGATTTTAAACttctgaaaattgcagggaattgTTATAggtgccaatatttcttaaaaagTGGCAGTGGGGCTGACCGTGAAACGCCTATGACACTTCCATATCCATAACACCTTAAAACTGTTTTcttatccgtgtgtgtgtgtgtgtgtgtgtgtgtgtgtgtgtgtgtgtgtgtgtgtgtgtgtgtgtgtgtgtgtatgtgtgtgtgtgtgtgtgtgtgtgtgtgtgtgtgtgtgtgtgtgtgtgtgtgtgtgtgtgtgtgtacgtgtttgCGCAAGCAAAATCTAGTTCCCTTGAAAACACGACGTGCTCAGTAAGTAATTTATTTCTACCTGAGAGCCAATGAGAGTCGAGGAGACGGCAATGATTAAATCTTTTCTACTACAAATATCAGGAGTGAGATCAAGTTTGTAGATAGGAGTATCTTGTCCATACGCCCCATCGTCAGCCCCACTGCAATCGCCATCCATCTGTGAACAGGAGCATCTCGTTCACACTCTCCTTCGCCAGGTACACCTCAACAATCTTCAACTCTGCAACCAACACCTAATCCTAGGTTGTTTATTAAGATTTtcctatataatatataatttaaattaaatttgctGTCAAGTTGATGTTGCTAACTTATACTGGATTAGATTCCAAACTTttccatattttatgttaatatcAATTGCAATGGTGAAGGAATTAATAACTATGCTTGGTGAAACTGTTTTTGGCTCTCAGATGAGATGCAACCATAATGCGGCTCACTAGTCCGGATGACACGTCTGTTTCTCATTCCTTCCTCGtcacagtttatatatatatatatatatatatatatatatatatatatatatatatatatatatataaggaagagagtaccacctctgtctggaagaagggggacccttagcctcggaggaaaccacgcataacgcattagagggaatgtttgggTTCCCCTTTAATACAGTTTCTGAgtgtttttctcctaccacccccttccttttgtgtttttttgtgctttattatgaatAAATATATCTGGCATCATCAAGAAGAACAATCATCAACTATCATCACTAGCATCATCatgagaactggcatcaggacgGAGACCCACTGGAAGACTTCAGCTGCATTTCAAAAAcgcctgcaaacgcgacctcaagcagatgaacatcgacatcaacacttgggaggcagaagctgcggacagatctgcctggagatgtacagtgcagaagggactccagcaatgtTGCTGCTCTTGATTTTTAGTTGTTAATTTTATTGTTATATTtgataattaaacaatatatttcATATTTATAATTTTCTCAGGTAGCTATAAGAGCAGCCAAGACCTCGTCGCTGGCAATGTCTTCATGCAGCAAGATTCCTGTGGTCAACCTGGGTCAGCTGGGTGAGTTAACATGTCGATCTAGGTTAGCAAGGTTCACGCTAGCGATATGTAATCAGTTTCTGTGATTTTATCGGGATTTTTTTCAATTCCAAGCTAATTTAATAGCGGCTGCTGTTTTTGTGTTATATGTTCGCTTACGGCAAGGTGTGGCGTTTAATATTCCCAGTCCAAAATGGGTAAGTGTCTTGACCTACGTAAAGGGTACTTGAGCCAAGTGGGGTAACCTGGATGCAGGGAGGCAGAACAGTTTGAAAGATGACTTGGGCCAATTCCACACGGAATGCAGGGTTGAGACAAGGCGGAACGGCAGGAAAAGGAATAGGAGTCACAGGGATGTCCTGGCCCAGGAGAGCAGATCTTGACGTAACGAAAGGTTAACTGGATCCAGTGGGGGACTGGTACAGTGGAGCTGGGGTTCAGGGTCGGAGACCTTAGGTAAAAGGGACCTAAAGTTGAAGAATAGCGACAGCAACGGTTGGGCGCGTTTCCAATCACCTAATGCtcctcttcacccagcagtaaatacgtaTACCCAGAAGATAtgatgttgtggggttgcattctgggaAGGGTTAGTAGTTCGACCTAGAAACCATGATTTGGTATTCAGGTGATGCCTCAGGAGCCCCTAGAGCATGCAGTTGAATTCCAGGTTACATTATTTTTCTAGCATATCATGGTTCAATGGGGTAAAGCGTGTGCTTGCGAGTACCCAGTGAGCAGGTTTGAATTTTTCTCAAGACTCCtgttttatcattattattattattaagaccaAGGTAGgttcttataataataataatcctggAGTTTTGACTCCAGGTCTGAGACGGGAGACGGAGCCCAGCCAGCAGGAGTGGCAGAGGGTGGCGGAGCAGCTGCTTCAAGCCTTCACCAATATCGGCTGCGCTTACATCATTAACCACGGTGTTCCCGACGACCAGGTGAGAGAGGGCTGTCTTATTGTACAGAATTACCATTTGAAGGTCAACTTTCTCGTTTGAAATCAGTATTGATTCTTGGTATTGTTGGATTATTAGGTATTGATTCTAGGTAttgttggggagccggtcggccgagcggacagcacgctggacttgtgatcctgtgatcctgggttcgatcccaggcgccggcgagaaacattgggcagagtttctttcaccctatgcccctgttacctagcagtaaaataggtacctgggtgttagccagctgtcacgggctgcttcctgggggtggaggcctggtcgaggaccgggccgcggggacacttaaagccccgaaatcatctcaagataacctcaagattagcaCATTTATTGATAAATATTGTGGTGGTGGCTTTATTGATATACCAATGAACAAATATAAGTATTTATTGATTCTTGGATTGATGGACTGAGCAGTTGGAGAGTGTCTTCAGTTCTGGGTCGGAGTTCTTTCGCCTCGACCAGAATGTGAAGAACAAGTATGCGAAGGACCTCAACACACACGAGGGTTATATCGCTTCAGGGAAGGAGAGGTAAGATCAGGTATTCtttttttgaccagaccacacactagaaggtgaagggacgacccctgacacactagaaggtgaagggacgaccccctgacacactagaaggtgaagggacgacccctgacacactagaaggtgaagggacgacccctgacacactagaaggtgaagggacgaccccctgacacactagaaggtgaagggacgacccctgacacactagaaggtgaagggacgacccctgacacactagaaggtgaagggacgacgtaatGTGgcattgtcgtcccttcaccttctagtgtgtggtctggtcaacttactttagccacgttattgtgactcatcgcctgcacaggtaTTCTTTTCATAaatacttaataataataataataataataataataataataataataataataatgttattattacTACGATGTTCTGTGACGTATCGGATTTTTCTTGCAGGTTCGCTGAGCTTCAGGAGCTGCATGAGACGTATAATATTAAGTCTCCCGAAGCCGTATTTCCTGACGCAGAGGTACCGTCCTTCAGGCCCTCCATAGCCAGTCTCTTCAAGTCCTGCAGGACCCTCTCCATCAGGCTCATGAAGGCAGTAGCCCTCAGCCTCGGTGAGTAAAGTTTCTACACGGTATCTAAATCACTGCTCTCTTGCGTGAACTTTTGTAAATTAAGATTGTTTTTGTTTTTCGTTTGAGCAGGGAAGGAGATGGATTACTTTGTGTCTATGCACCAGCAGGTGGGCACCAAGAACAATGTGCCCTGCTTGCGTGTCAACTACTACCCACCAGTCCCAGCCACCGTCCTTGAGAATGCAACTCGCTTCAGCGCACACACAGACTATACCACCTTCACCTTCATCTTCCAGGATGATATGGGTGGACTCCAGGTCAGTTTATTGTCCTGTGGGGGGGCTATGCACTGTTTCCGGTGACTTAGGTGTACATAAACAACTCAGGTTTGTTTATGATTGTTTATAATAACACTGGTGGTTTGTACATCAGTTTATGCAGTCCTGGAAAAATGTATGCCTTAGTCATTTAATTTACGAGGTTCAGTTAGATAAAAACAACCCTCTAATAATATTTTAGGACATAAGCAATAGCTATGCTTAACTCTCCTCAGACTTAAAAGATTCTCAACAATTTCCATCTTCCATCCGTCATTAGTAGTGTAACCTTGGATGTAGAACAGATTTTGCCACTTTCAAAAGCCCAATCGTCATCCAAGGTTACACTATACTGCCATTGAGATAGAGAGGAGCTACTAAGATTGCCCTAACATTATGAAGTTATGAGAGACTCTGCAACAGATTCGTGACCAAGATGGGACGTGGCTTGATGCTGGTTCAATGCCAGGAGCTATTCTTATCCTGGCGGGAGAGTTTCTCACCAACTACTCCGATAACAAGGTCATTGCTCCGGTGAGTAACTTAGGCGGTGGTGGCTTCAGACGCTATCTCTTGGTACAGTTTTTTTATGCCACACATTTGTCATATGTTTTGTTTCCATTTGTGTATGTTTGTCTCCTGTATATAGTACTCCACTAATCTGTCGCCAGTCGTCTACTAAAAATGCTTGTGACTTTCATACCTTTTATCACATTTATCACGCTAATCACTTAATTTTATATCCACTTTGCCAGTGCCTCAAtaaatcttgtatgttgtgatcatgtcactTCTTGCCCTTCTCTCTCAGTATGATTAGGCCTTTCGTTGTCACCTAGGTCATTCAGGTTCAGAGACCATTCAATAGTGTAAAATTGAGACATCGCATGATGATACTGAGATCCTTATGTACTAATAacccacagaaatcacaattgcgtgatgcatcaaatgaacaaatccacaactccttttgaccatgtcgtaactcagtcgattaaggcagcgtctgggatgctcccggacgcaggttcgaatcctcgtcacggtccttgtggatttgtttatgtgCTAATATTTTCCTTTGTGTCATACCAGGTCCATCGAGTGGTGATTCCTGCCGAAGAGTTAAAGCGAAAGACACATCGCCTCTCCGTCGCCTACTTCACTCACGCAGATGGCCATACTCCCATGAGGCCCCAGGGCACCTCTAAAGAGAAGCCTACAACTGTCTTGGAGTACGCCAGCAGCAGGTTAACTATGGCTTATAAATAGAGGCGACCAGATCGTGTTTGTCAACACCACCGACGACCAACGCTGCTGACGACCAGATCTTGTGTGTTACCATCAGCTACCATTACCACGATTATCTTCCCAATTAGCTAGCCAGGCCATTTCCTTCAAACCACCAGCTGGCCAAGCAGTGACCCCATAACAACCTGGCCAAGCAGTGAAcccccataaccaccaccacttgGTCAAGTAGTGACTCCCATTCccaccacctctactactacTACCCACTACTACCAACACAACTACTTTAAACGACTACTACAAATACTACCACGACTTCTAGAGCTACAACTACATCTATTCCCATCACTTCagttactaccaccatcactactagcactatactactactactgctaccaccAATAGTATTACCCCTACTCCCAATTTAAGTACTACTACCCTTTATTACCACTACTTCCTCAACGACTACTTACCTAGTAAGTCCCCTGATTTTATATTGCATATTGATGGAATGCACAATGCGGTCATAATAATGTGACGAATCAATGAAAAAATATTCAGGTAATTGGTGAGAGTGTCCAGAGACACGAGATTAGTCCCATTCATTGACATATTTCCATATTGATGACATAGTAAATGTAATTCTCAGATTGGTTTTGCTTCCAAAGTACAGAAAATGGCTATTAATCCCCACAAGCATTGCTTTGACCTTTGACCTCCGAAAGCTTTGGGTAGACGTCTTGAAAGTACATGAAGGCTTATGAAACTTATGAGACTTATGAAACAATGTGTCACATTTCTAGCTAAGGAGTCGGCGGCTTTCAAGCACCTTTAACACATTTTTCCCCTAAGCTGTCTTAAATACAAACAAAGTTTGAGGGGGAATAATAGCCCATTTTCCAATTCCAGAAGAATAAGCAATCAGGAAATACCATTACCAAGGAGCAAACATTGTGTTATTATGAATAATCATGTCCATTTGTCTGTATGTAAATTTCTTGGAAAAAACTAATTTGACCATTGAATAAATGTTAATACATTCGACTGTGTTATTTTGTACAAACATCCGAGAATATTGACAAAATCGATCAAATGTAATCAAGATTAATTTGAAATTGTATCTAACTATTTATAATATAATGAACAAACATAATCTACCAATTGAACATGAAGTTGAGAATTGGTTTAGATGTTATgcccattttattttattttaagaaTTTTAAACAAATTCCCATTTGGAATTTGTTTTATTTTCCGTGTACTTTTATGATAATGACCTCCAGAAattttaatatacaaataatttaaattattttgGAAAAAGTTTCA
The sequence above is a segment of the Procambarus clarkii isolate CNS0578487 chromosome 35, FALCON_Pclarkii_2.0, whole genome shotgun sequence genome. Coding sequences within it:
- the LOC123768576 gene encoding uncharacterized protein: MSSCSKIPVVNLGQLGLRRETEPSQQEWQRVAEQLLQAFTNIGCAYIINHGVPDDQLESVFSSGSEFFRLDQNVKNKYAKDLNTHEGYIASGKERFAELQELHETYNIKSPEAVFPDAEVPSFRPSIASLFKSCRTLSIRLMKAVALSLGKEMDYFVSMHQQVGTKNNVPCLRVNYYPPVPATVLENATRFSAHTDYTTFTFIFQDDMGGLQIRDQDGTWLDAGSMPGAILILAGEFLTNYSDNKVIAPVHRVVIPAEELKRKTHRLSVAYFTHADGHTPMRPQGTSKEKPTTVLEYASSRLTMAYK
- the LOC123768397 gene encoding uncharacterized protein, with translation MDSETPQSKKVSVVDLGQLGLGRETEPSQEEWQRVAQQLHQAFTDIGCAYLTNHGVPDDQVSRLLVSGADFFSLNRTKKDEFAHNLETNSGYISPQTESINDEELNEGFIVKTGEEDLPDKEVPSFRPALTSLLEYYKALSTRVMKAVALSLGKEKEWLVSMHQELGSENGLTCLRVNHYPAVPATVADGAVRFAAHSDFGTLTFLFQDDAGGLQVQDREGVWQDAVPVPGAVLVMVGDFLKFNSDDKFIAAVHRVVVPKSDEQRTPARNAIIYFVIPDGDLPMAPEGSSSTVNRLEVRQYLYQQLNNIYIKRE